One window from the genome of bacterium encodes:
- a CDS encoding chromate resistance protein → MKWITREKVKVDRVACPWLIQRFLDPQAEFLFVKPNRVMLIAEKENAIPFDIPGAELGHHEGRCSFEAFLRHYKLEDSALHRLARIVHGADVKDDLYRCAEAPGLKAIAHGFSLLGLNDEDILAKEFIVYDALYEYCRNTPAETGNT, encoded by the coding sequence ATGAAATGGATAACAAGGGAAAAAGTAAAAGTTGATCGTGTTGCTTGTCCGTGGTTAATTCAGAGATTTCTCGATCCGCAGGCCGAGTTTCTCTTTGTTAAACCGAATCGAGTGATGCTCATTGCTGAAAAAGAAAATGCAATTCCATTTGATATTCCAGGCGCGGAGCTGGGCCATCATGAGGGCAGATGTTCTTTTGAGGCCTTTCTAAGACATTACAAGTTAGAGGATTCTGCGCTCCATCGGCTAGCGAGAATTGTTCATGGAGCTGATGTGAAAGACGATCTCTATCGATGCGCCGAAGCGCCCGGTTTGAAAGCAATTGCCCACGGATTTAGCCTACTTGGGTTGAATGATGAAGATATTCTTGCAAAGGAGTTCATCGTTTATGATGCTTTGTATGAATACTGCCGCAATACACCGGCAGAAACAGGAAACACGTAG
- a CDS encoding LysR substrate-binding domain-containing protein, which yields MNLEIRHLKLIEAIADEGSMTKASHRLHVTQPALSHQLRGIEDRLSTSLFLRINRKMILTEAGEQLLNSARRVLEELELTENNIRKLANGEQGILRISTQCNTCYQWLPSLLKAMQEKFPGVEVEIVLEATYRPLEFLLAGKLDLAIMNTKVQTKNLSCFPLFEDELLVIMKPDNVLATHRYILPRDFADQSLIVYAIPAEESLVFRRFLRPAGIRPKRTYKVALTEAIVEMVRAGMGIAVMARWAVASYLKSRQLIGVRLTKNGVHRQWHAVTLNSKSAPTYYREFARLLSETAIPFRSSKGLKLVI from the coding sequence ATGAATTTAGAAATTCGTCATCTGAAATTGATCGAAGCAATTGCGGATGAAGGCAGCATGACAAAGGCTTCCCACAGGTTGCATGTCACACAACCGGCATTGAGCCATCAACTCAGGGGAATTGAAGACCGCCTTAGCACGTCCCTCTTCTTGCGCATCAATCGCAAAATGATTCTTACTGAAGCGGGAGAGCAGTTACTAAATTCCGCCCGCCGCGTGTTAGAAGAATTAGAGCTCACCGAAAACAACATCCGCAAGCTCGCCAACGGTGAACAAGGAATTTTACGGATCAGCACGCAGTGTAATACATGTTATCAATGGCTGCCTTCCTTGCTCAAAGCGATGCAAGAGAAATTTCCAGGAGTTGAGGTGGAGATCGTTTTGGAAGCAACTTATCGACCGTTGGAATTCTTACTTGCGGGGAAGCTGGATCTTGCAATTATGAACACGAAAGTTCAGACAAAGAATCTTTCCTGTTTTCCACTGTTTGAAGACGAGCTTCTGGTAATCATGAAACCGGACAACGTTTTGGCTACACATCGCTACATCCTACCGCGAGATTTTGCCGATCAGAGTTTGATCGTGTACGCAATTCCAGCGGAAGAGAGCCTCGTCTTTCGTAGGTTCTTGCGACCAGCCGGCATCAGGCCAAAGAGAACCTATAAAGTGGCATTAACGGAGGCAATCGTGGAAATGGTCAGAGCAGGGATGGGAATCGCTGTGATGGCCAGATGGGCTGTTGCATCGTATTTAAAATCGCGTCAGCTCATTGGTGTCCGGCTTACAAAAAACGGAGTCCATCGCCAGTGGCACGCTGTCACACTGAATTCCAAGTCCGCGCCCACATATTATCGCGAATTCGCGCGATTGCTTTCGGAGACCGCGATCCCGTTCCGTTCCTCAAAAGGACTCAAGCTCGTTATCTGA
- a CDS encoding alpha/beta hydrolase, translated as MKGDTLERVASVPREKWEGIETRYDAVLTEKGHWLRSIVTRPLNRTGKIPGILVVGWLSCDTVEIGAAPRGGFAKLMHGLLTKSGYAMMRIDKPGIGDSGGPSCNTCDFETELAGYKAALRVFKKYDFIDPERIVLLGLSNGGGFAPLVAEKEKIAAYIVSGGWSKTWLEHMLEIEHRRLGLEGRSSGEISREMQRFAEFYTYYLIHKMTPRQITTKYSHLANLWYDEPEHKYGRPAVFFQQLQALNLAAAWEQVRVPVLVIYGEYDWIMSRSDHEWIAEIVNRNAPGRARYVEIPKMDHGFTIQENIQESFRNFGGGRFDESLVTLIQDWLRQTVK; from the coding sequence GTGAAGGGGGATACGCTGGAGCGCGTCGCATCCGTGCCCCGGGAAAAGTGGGAAGGAATCGAGACACGATATGATGCCGTACTCACGGAAAAAGGGCACTGGCTGCGCTCCATAGTGACGCGGCCATTAAACCGTACCGGAAAGATCCCGGGCATCCTCGTTGTAGGATGGTTGAGTTGTGACACAGTTGAAATCGGTGCAGCGCCGCGCGGCGGTTTTGCAAAGTTGATGCATGGGCTTCTCACAAAATCAGGATACGCGATGATGCGGATCGACAAACCGGGAATTGGAGATAGCGGAGGCCCTTCTTGTAATACATGCGATTTCGAAACAGAGCTTGCCGGCTACAAAGCGGCGCTGCGGGTGTTTAAGAAATATGACTTCATTGATCCTGAAAGGATTGTTCTTTTAGGCTTGAGTAATGGGGGAGGCTTTGCGCCGCTTGTTGCTGAAAAAGAAAAAATCGCCGCTTACATCGTATCGGGAGGGTGGTCCAAAACCTGGCTCGAACACATGCTCGAGATCGAGCACCGCAGACTGGGTCTGGAAGGGAGATCTTCCGGAGAGATTTCGCGCGAAATGCAGCGTTTCGCAGAGTTCTACACATACTATCTGATCCATAAAATGACTCCCCGGCAGATCACCACAAAATATTCACATCTTGCCAATCTGTGGTACGACGAACCGGAACATAAATACGGACGACCGGCGGTTTTCTTTCAACAGTTACAGGCATTGAATCTCGCTGCGGCATGGGAACAGGTGAGGGTCCCGGTCCTTGTTATTTACGGTGAATATGACTGGATCATGAGCCGGTCGGACCATGAATGGATCGCGGAAATCGTAAATCGAAATGCTCCGGGACGCGCCCGCTACGTTGAGATTCCAAAGATGGACCACGGCTTTACAATTCAGGAGAACATCCAGGAAAGCTTTCGGAATTTCGGTGGCGGAAGATTCGATGAATCGCTCGTAACTTTGATTCAGGATTGGCTTCGCCAGACAGTGAAATAA